The genomic interval GCAGCGACGCCTGCTGAGCGCAGTACTTGACGACGAGTAAAGTTAGTCATGCCTTCCAGTATCCGCACGCTCAAAGGGTCAAGGGGCGGCTTTTTGGCCTGGTTAGCCAGACGTTCACCCAGTGTTTTCCGTGGCGCAGTCCATATCCTGGCTCATCCAGCACTAGGGAAACGAGAGGTTCTCCGCCACATCCTCAGGGCTCATGGTGTGTCCAAGAGACGCTCGTCGGCGTCAACTACCGGCCGCCGCGTTTTGCCTAGCGAGAGCCTGGGCGTAGCGGCAACGAGGAGGGCAGCCACGGCCACCGCGGCGCTCAGGATCAGGCCCGGCCGGTACTGTTCCAGCATCGCGGCCGCATCGACGGCGGCACCGGGGTCGGGCGCATTGCCGTGACCGCTCACCATTGCCGTGGTGACGGCCAGCACCAGGGCGGCACCGACTTGGGTGCTGGTCTGGATCAGGCCTGCGGCCAGGCCTTGCTCGGCATCACGGATGCCAGCCGTGGCCTGGACGTTGATGGACGGGAACGCCAGGGCGAAACCGACCCCCAGCAACAGGACGGACGGCAGAATGTCAGTCACGTAATTGGGCGAGGTGCCCACGCGAAGGAACAGCACGTATCCGAGCGTCAACGCCGCCAGCCCGGTCAGGATCAGTCGCGGGGCGCCGAATCTCTCGATCAGCCGGTCCGCGAAGGGTGCGCTCGAGGCAACCAGCAGGCCGGTCGGGAGCAGCGCCAGGGCCATGCCAAGGGGGCTCCATCCCAGCACGGACTGCAGGTAGAGCGTCAGGATGAACTGGAAACTCAGGTAGGAACCGAACAGCCCCACGGCACTGAGGTTGGCCCGGGCAACCCAGCCTTCCTTGAGGATGCTGAACCGGATCAGGGGGTGTTTGACGCGGTTTTCGATCACGGCGAACGCTGCCAGCACCGCGGTGGAGGCCACGAATCCGGCGATAGTTGCCACAGATCCCCAGCCGTTCCCCGGCGCCGCTACCAGCGTGTACACCAACCCCAGCATGCCGCCCGCGAGCGTGATGGCGCCCCAGACGTCATGCCCGCTCTCTTGCTCCCCGTCTGCGGCCTTGCCTGCGGCTCCGTCCCGGGGGATGTACCTCAGGCCAAGGATCACAACGGCGACTGCCACCGGAACGGAGACCAGGAAGGTCCAGCGCCAGCTCAGGGAGGTCATGAGGCCACCTACAACCAGGCCGAGGGAGAATCCGCTGGCGCCGAACGTGGTGAAGATGGACAAGGCGCGGTTGCGTTCGCGCCCTTCAGCGAAGTTGGTGGTGATGATCGAGAAGGCGGCGGGAGCCGTGAATGCGGCCGCCAGGCCCTTGACGAAACGGGTGGCGATCAGCAGGGCCGGGTCATCCACCAGCCCGCCGAGCAGGGATGCTGCGGCGAAAACGCTGAGCGCAATCAGGAAGATGCGCCGCCGGCCGAGCAGGTCCGCCATGCGACCGCCCAGCAGGAGCAGGCTTCCGTAGCCGAGCACGTAGGCGGAGACGATCCACTGCAGGGATTCGGTGCCGAGATTAAGTTCGGTGCCGATCGAGGGCAGGGCCACACCGACCATTGATACGTCCAGTGCGTCGAGTGCCAGGACGGTGCACAGGACCAGGAGGAGCATCCATTGTGCATGGGTCCAGCGCACAGCTGTAAGCCGGCCTCCGGCTGATCTTTCAAGGGTGGAAGTTGAAGTCATGGCAACAACTTATATGACACGTCATTGAATGACAAGGAATATTATGACGTGGACTTTTAATTCGTCATGAACTAGAATCGCTGCATGGCAAAACCGCAGGACCGCCAGTTGGTTGAGCAATGGCGCAGCATCCAGACCACGTACTTCCACACGGCGGGGGCGCTGGAGCGTGCGCTGGAGTCGAAGTTCAGCATCGGCCTGACGGAGTTTGAAATCCTGGACCTCGTGGCCGAAAGCACCGACGCGGCATGCCGCATGAAGCAACTCGGTGAGCGCACGCCCATGACCCAGAGCGCCATGTCCAAGGTGGTGGACCGGCTCGACAAAGCCGGACTGATTTCCCGCCAGTCCTGCGAAGATGACCGGCGCTCGCTGTTCCTGGAACTCACCGACGCCGGCCGCGCGCTCCACAGGCAAGCCGCCATCGAACACCGCGCCCTGCTCAGGGAAAACCTGGGCAACGACTAACCACCTTTCCGTAGGGAACGGGCCAACTCCGTAGGGAACGGGCCAAGGTTGTCGCGGCCGCCGAGTCAAGTGACGGGGACGACGCGTCCAGTCCGAGGTCGGTAGCTGGCGGCACCCTTCGCAGCCTGGTCGCAACCTTTGAAGTTCTAGCATGGGGGCCAGGACGAAGACGTCTGTTTTCCAGAGGAGTGACCATGACTGTTTATGTACAGCCCGGCCAATCAGGATCCAAGGTCCAGTTCAAGGACCGCTATGAGAACTGGATCGGCGGAGAATGGGTGGCTCCAACGACCGGCCAATACATCGAGAACGTTTCCCCGGTGAACGGAAAGCAATTCACCGAGGTGGCACGCGGCGCCGCCGCGGACGTTGAGCTCGCACTCGATGCCGCGCACAAGGCCGCACCGGCGTGGGGCAAGGCTTCGGCCACAGAGCGCGCCGCCGTGCTGAACAAGATCGCCGACCGGATCGACGCGAACCTTGAGATGCTCGCCGTCGCCGAATCGTGGGACAACGGCAAGCCCATCCGCGAAACGTTGAATGCGGACATTCCGCTCGCTGCGGACCACTTCCGCTACTTTGCCTCGGCCATCCGCGCCCAGGAAGGCCGGCTGTCCCAGCTCGACGACGACACCACGGCCTACCACTTCCACGAACCCCTCGGCGTCGTGGGCCAGATTATCCCGTGGAATTTCCCCATCCTGATGGCCGTCTGGAAGATGGCTCCTGCCCTGGCGGCCGGCAACGCGGTGGTGCTCAAGCCCGCTTCCAACACCCCGGCCTCCATCCTGGTCCTGGCGGAACTCATTGCGGACCTGCTGCCTGCGGGCCTGCTGAATATCGTCAACGGCTTCGGGGCGGAAGTGGGTAAGCCGCTGGCCTCCAGCCCGCGGATCCGTAAGATCGCGTTCACCGGCGAGACCTCCACCGGGCGCTTGATCAGCCAGTACGCCAGCCAGAACCTGATCCCGGTCACCCTGGAACTCGGCGGCAAGAGCCCGAACATCTTCTTCAACGATGTTGCCGAATCCAACGACGCGTTCTACGATAAGGCGCTGGAGGGCTTCACCCTTTACGCCTTCAACCAGGGCGAGGTCTGCAGCAGCCCCTCCCGTGCCCTCGTCCAGGACGGTATCTACGATTCCTTCATGGCTGATGCCGTGGCAAGGACAGAACAGATCATCCAGGGCAACCCGCTGGACACCAACACCCAGATCGGCGCCCAGGCATCCGTGGGCCAGATGGAGAAGATCCTCTCCTACATCGACATCGGACTCGAAGAGGGCGCCACAATCCTGTCCGGCGGTGCACGGACGGAGCTCGATGGGGACCTGGCCGGCGGCTATTACGTCCAGCCGACCATTTTTGAGGGTCAGAACAGCATGCGGATTTTCCAGGAGGAGATATTCGGCCCGGTGGTCTCCGTTGCACGCTTCGGCGACTACAAGGACGCAGTCAGCATGGCCAACGACACCCTGTACGGCCTTGGCGCCGGCGTCTGGTCCCGCAACGGGAACGTGGCCTACCGTGCCGGCCGTGAGATCCAGGCCGGCCGGGTGTGGGTGAACAACTACCACGCCTACCCTGCCGGGGCAGCGTTCGGCGGCTACAAGTCCTCAGGCATCGGCCGTGAAAACCACTCCATGATGCTGGACCACTACCAGCAGACTAAGAACCTCCTGGTCAGCCACTCAGAGAACAAGCTCGGCTTCTTCTAGCCCGGGCAGATAGCACAGCTAGCGTTCAACAAACTTGTACCACGAAGGGGCTTTTACATGACGAGAATGCTGATTATCGGACCTCCCGGTTCCGGAAAAGGGACGCAGGCCGAACGGATTTCGGAGCGCCTCGGCGTCGCCGCGGTCTCCACCGGCGACATCTTCCGCGCCAACGTGAAGGGCGAAACTCCTCTTGGCATCGAGGCCAAGAAGTACATGGACGCCGGGGACTTTGTTCCGGACAGCGTCACCAACAAGATGGTCCGCGACCGGCTCAGCGAGTCCGACGTCGAAAACGGCTTCCTCCTGGACGGCTACCCGCGCACCACGGCGCAGGTGGACTACCTTGACGGGATCCTCGCGAACAGCGAAGAAAAGCTCGACGTCGTCCTGCAGCTCACGGCCGACGACGAGGAACTCGTCTCGCGCCTGTTGGGCCGTGCCAAGGAAACCGGCCGGAGCGACGACAACGAAGCCGTGATCCGCCACCGCCTTGACCTGTACCACGAGCAGACCGAGGCCGTTGTGGCCAAGTATGCCGAACGCGGCATCCTGACCCAGGTTGACGGCATCGGCGGGGTCGGCGAGGTCACGGACAGGGTGATGAGCACGCTCGGAGATCTTCTTAAGGTCTCCGCCGTAATCGGACGGTAGTACTCAACCGCCTGCACCGCTGATGAGTAGCGGTGATCGAGCCTGTCGGAAACCACCACCGGAATCCGACAGGCTCGACCTGGCTGTCCGGGCGAACGCACGGCTTGTTGGACGGCGGCACTGGCCAATTCCTGGGTGCGGCTATGCGGGGGCCAGAGCCCGCACCGAGTTTCGTTCCACGGTGGGACAGTAGATTTTTGTGGGGTCAGCGGCCGGTGCTTCTTCAAGGCCCAGGAGCATCCGCACTCCGGCTGCGCCCAGCTCGTAGTGGGGGAGAGCTACGGTGGAAAGCGGGGGCCGGACGTGGGCGGCGATGACTTCCTGGTTATCGAATCCCACCACTGCCATGTCTTCGGGGATGGAGAGCCCGTGCTCGCGTAGTCCGTCGTATAGCCCCATCGCCATTCGGTCGTTGTAGCAGTACACGGCAGTGGCTTCGCGCTTGAGGAGTTCCTCGGTCGCTCCGTACCCGCCTTCCTGGTCTGGGTAGGCTTCCAAGACCAGGCCCGCGTCGAACGGGATGCCTTCCGCTTCCAGCGCTTCCCTGTACCCCTGGAGTCGTCCGTCCTTAGCCGGGGCCGGGATGGTGGCGTTGATGAAGGCGATCCGGCGGTGACCGTGTTTCAGCAGGATCTCCGTGGCTGAACGGCCGCCCTGTATTTCATCCGGGACCACGGCCCGGGAGCCTGGTTCCGTGGAAAAGCAGTTGACGAGGACGAAGTCCGACTCCTTAAGGGAGGCCGGGATGTCCGTGGGCCGGTGGAACCAGGTGGAGTAGAGGATTCCGCGCACCTTGTATTCGAGCATCATGGCAATCGCGTCCGTCTCCAGCTCGCGGTTGCCTTCGGTGTTGGCGATGAGAAGTGCGTAGCCGTGCTTCCAGGCTTCATCCTGGGCGCCGTGGATGATCTGGCCGGCAAAAGGGGTGGTGGCAATGGCATCGGCTACGAGCCCGATGAACCGCGAACTCCCGCTGACCAGGGTTTGCGCCATGGCATTCGGCCGATAGCCCAGGTCCCGGATGGCGTCGCGCACGCGCTGGCGGGTTTCGTCGGATATCCGGGCAGTCTTTTTCTTGTTCACTACCAGGGAGACGGTGGCAGTCGAAACGCCCGCGGCCTCGGCTACCTGCCGGAGCGTGACGGGTTGAGGGCGCCCGGGGCGTTCGAGGGGTGCAGCCGCACCCAGGGGTGTGACCGAACTATTCTCCTGCGAATTCATGAGCCCTCCTTGAGGAGTATATCCGGCTGTTCCTGCTGTCATCCCTTGCTCCCACCGCTCTCCAGGCCTTGGATCATGGCTTTGTTCAGCACGAGGAAGACCAGCAGCAGGGGCGTGATGGTGATGCAGACGGCGGCAAACGTGGCCGTCCAGTCCGTTTTTCCCATGGCGCCGATGTAGTTCTGCAGGCCCAGTGGAATGGTCTTCAGTTCTTCGGAAAGGACGAAGGTGTTGGCGAAGATGAAATCGTTCCAGATGAAGATGCTGTTGACCAGGACGACCGTCACGACGGTATTTACCGAAAGGGGCAGCGTGATGAGTCCGAAGATCCGGTATGGACCTGCTCCGTCAAGGGACGCGGCCTCGTACGTTTCCCGGGGGATGTATTCAAAGAACGACGAGAAAAGGTAGATCGACATCGGAAGGGCGAAGCCGGCCAGGGGAATGATCATCGACGGGTAGGTGTCGAGCAGGTTGATGGTTGAGTAGTCG from Pseudarthrobacter sp. SSS035 carries:
- a CDS encoding adenylate kinase yields the protein MLIIGPPGSGKGTQAERISERLGVAAVSTGDIFRANVKGETPLGIEAKKYMDAGDFVPDSVTNKMVRDRLSESDVENGFLLDGYPRTTAQVDYLDGILANSEEKLDVVLQLTADDEELVSRLLGRAKETGRSDDNEAVIRHRLDLYHEQTEAVVAKYAERGILTQVDGIGGVGEVTDRVMSTLGDLLKVSAVIGR
- a CDS encoding LacI family DNA-binding transcriptional regulator encodes the protein MNSQENSSVTPLGAAAPLERPGRPQPVTLRQVAEAAGVSTATVSLVVNKKKTARISDETRQRVRDAIRDLGYRPNAMAQTLVSGSSRFIGLVADAIATTPFAGQIIHGAQDEAWKHGYALLIANTEGNRELETDAIAMMLEYKVRGILYSTWFHRPTDIPASLKESDFVLVNCFSTEPGSRAVVPDEIQGGRSATEILLKHGHRRIAFINATIPAPAKDGRLQGYREALEAEGIPFDAGLVLEAYPDQEGGYGATEELLKREATAVYCYNDRMAMGLYDGLREHGLSIPEDMAVVGFDNQEVIAAHVRPPLSTVALPHYELGAAGVRMLLGLEEAPAADPTKIYCPTVERNSVRALAPA
- a CDS encoding aldehyde dehydrogenase family protein codes for the protein MTVYVQPGQSGSKVQFKDRYENWIGGEWVAPTTGQYIENVSPVNGKQFTEVARGAAADVELALDAAHKAAPAWGKASATERAAVLNKIADRIDANLEMLAVAESWDNGKPIRETLNADIPLAADHFRYFASAIRAQEGRLSQLDDDTTAYHFHEPLGVVGQIIPWNFPILMAVWKMAPALAAGNAVVLKPASNTPASILVLAELIADLLPAGLLNIVNGFGAEVGKPLASSPRIRKIAFTGETSTGRLISQYASQNLIPVTLELGGKSPNIFFNDVAESNDAFYDKALEGFTLYAFNQGEVCSSPSRALVQDGIYDSFMADAVARTEQIIQGNPLDTNTQIGAQASVGQMEKILSYIDIGLEEGATILSGGARTELDGDLAGGYYVQPTIFEGQNSMRIFQEEIFGPVVSVARFGDYKDAVSMANDTLYGLGAGVWSRNGNVAYRAGREIQAGRVWVNNYHAYPAGAAFGGYKSSGIGRENHSMMLDHYQQTKNLLVSHSENKLGFF
- a CDS encoding MarR family winged helix-turn-helix transcriptional regulator, which gives rise to MAKPQDRQLVEQWRSIQTTYFHTAGALERALESKFSIGLTEFEILDLVAESTDAACRMKQLGERTPMTQSAMSKVVDRLDKAGLISRQSCEDDRRSLFLELTDAGRALHRQAAIEHRALLRENLGND
- a CDS encoding carbohydrate ABC transporter permease codes for the protein MTAPAAPITRPVAVPSDSLPPLRRRKPPTLHSTLSRVLIALIVIVQVYPLAWLFITSLRTEHDFATGDPFALPKSLTWENYARAFETGNLWLNILNSFIVTMGANVLIVLLGMMAAYALQVLGFRFSKFVRSLFLVGIIVPVQIALVPLFIDYSTINLLDTYPSMIIPLAGFALPMSIYLFSSFFEYIPRETYEAASLDGAGPYRIFGLITLPLSVNTVVTVVLVNSIFIWNDFIFANTFVLSEELKTIPLGLQNYIGAMGKTDWTATFAAVCITITPLLLVFLVLNKAMIQGLESGGSKG
- a CDS encoding MFS transporter; its protein translation is MTSTSTLERSAGGRLTAVRWTHAQWMLLLVLCTVLALDALDVSMVGVALPSIGTELNLGTESLQWIVSAYVLGYGSLLLLGGRMADLLGRRRIFLIALSVFAAASLLGGLVDDPALLIATRFVKGLAAAFTAPAAFSIITTNFAEGRERNRALSIFTTFGASGFSLGLVVGGLMTSLSWRWTFLVSVPVAVAVVILGLRYIPRDGAAGKAADGEQESGHDVWGAITLAGGMLGLVYTLVAAPGNGWGSVATIAGFVASTAVLAAFAVIENRVKHPLIRFSILKEGWVARANLSAVGLFGSYLSFQFILTLYLQSVLGWSPLGMALALLPTGLLVASSAPFADRLIERFGAPRLILTGLAALTLGYVLFLRVGTSPNYVTDILPSVLLLGVGFALAFPSINVQATAGIRDAEQGLAAGLIQTSTQVGAALVLAVTTAMVSGHGNAPDPGAAVDAAAMLEQYRPGLILSAAVAVAALLVAATPRLSLGKTRRPVVDADERLLDTP